The genome window ACTAAGATGAAAAAGTATATCGAACGCCTCTGGAACGGCCTGGTTAAGGAAAACCCGGTACTGGTGCTGATGCTGGGCATGTGTCCCGCCCTGGCGGTCTCCACCCAGGCATCCAACGGTATCGGCATGGGCCTGAGCACACTTGCCGTGCTGGTGCTGAGCAACTTTGTGATCAGCTGCCTGCGCAAGGTCATCCCGGACCAGATCCGGCTTCCTGCCTACATCGTGATCGTTGCCAGCCTGGTGACGGTGACGGAACTGCTGATTGAAGCCTACCTTCCCAGCCTTTATGAGGCGCTGGGCATTTATATCCCCCTGATCGTTGTGAACTGCATCATCCTGGGCCGCGCGGAAGCCTATGCCAACAAGCATACTCCGCTGCTGTCCGTGATGGACGGTATCGGCATGGGCCTGGGCTTCACGATTGCCCTGACCCTGGCGGGTATGATCCGTGAGCTTCTGGGCGCCGGATCTGTCTTCGGACTCCGCCTGCTGCCGGAAGGCTTCGGAATGACCATCTTCATCCAGCCTCCGGGAGCCTTCCTGGTCTTTGCGCTGATCATCGCCGTGATGAATGCCATCGGCATCAAGACGCGCCAGCGCAAGCTGGTTGAGAGCGGCTGCGACGGTAACTGCTCCCTGTGCAGCGCTGCCTGCGAAACCCGGGATACCGAACCGGAAGCCAAAGCTGAAGAGAAGGGAGGCGCGGACGCATGAACAACACGAGCCTGATTATGATCATCGTGACCAGCGCGCTGGTACACAACGTCGTGCTGAACCAGTTCCTGGGCATCTGCTCTTTCCTGGGCGTCAGCAAACAGATGAAAGCCTCCATCAGCCTGGGCGGCGCTGTGATCTTCGTTATCACCATCGCCTCCGCTGTGGCAAGCCTGCTGTATGACTACGTTCTCAAGCCCCTGGGCATGGACTTCATGAAGACGATCATCTTCATCCTGGTCATCGCTGCCCTGGTGCAGATCGTGGAAATGTTCCTGAAGAAAAAGTCCCCTGCGGTCTACAAGGCCCTGGGTATCTATCTTCCCCTGATCACCACCAACTGCGCGGTGCTGGGTGTTGCCCTGACCAACGTGCAGGACGGTTACAATTTCATCCAGTGTGTGACGAGCGGCTTCGGCACCGCGGTGGGCTATACCATCGCTATTGTGCTGCTGGCGGGCATCCGTTCCCGGATCAACGAGAAGGATCTGCCCCGTCCGCTGCGCGGCGCGCCTATTGTCATGATCGCCGCGGCGCTGATGTCCATCGCGTTTATGGGCTTCGGCGGCCTGGTACTGTGAGAGGAGGGGCGGACAGATGAATATTATCCTGATCACGACCCTGGTTATCGCGGTTATCGGCGTATGCGTCGGTGCGGGCCTTGTATTCACAGGCAAGAAGTTCGCTGTTGAAGTGGATGAGCGTGAAGTGGCTGTGCGTGAAAAGCTGCCCGGCAACAACTGCGGTGCCTGCGGCTTTGCCGGCTGTGACGCGCTGGCTGCTGCCATCGCCAAAGGCGAGGCTCCTGTCAATGCCTGCCCCGTGGGCGGTGCTCCTGTTGCCCAGGAGATCGGTGACATCATGGGTACTTCCGCCGGTGCCATGGAACGGAAAGTCGCGTTTGTGGCCTGCAAAGGCACCTGCAACGTGACGAAGAACCAGGGCAACTATGTGGGCATCAAGGACTGCCGGACCGCTGTGCTTTCCGGCATGAATATCACGGAGTGCACTTACGGGTGCCTGGGTTTCGGCTCCTGTGCCGAGGTGTGCCCGGAACAGGCGATCACGATTCAGAACGGTGTTGCCGTTGTAAACCGGAACCGCTGCGTCAGCTGCGGCCTGTGCGCCAAGACCTGCCCGAGGGGTCTGATCTCCCTGGTTCCGGAAAGCCGGATCATCCGGGTGCAGTGTTCCAACAAGGACAAGGGACCTGTTGTCCGGAAGATGTGCACCGCAGGCTGCATCGGCTGCGGTCTGTGCGTAAAGCAGTGCGAGTTTGAAGCCATCGAGTTTGACGGCTCCCTGGCCCGGATCAATCCGGATAAGTGTACCCTGTGCGGCAAGTGCGCTGAGAAGTGCCCTGCCAAAGTAATCATGACCACTCCGAATTGATGGAGGGAAGAAAATGGACTATTTTGCTAAGAAACAATGGATCCGGATCGCGGTCTGCGCCGTACTGGTGGGGGCAATTGTCCTGGGTATGACCGGCGTGTTCAGCGGAACCGGTTCACTGAAATATGATCCGTCCGCAAAGAATCTGCCTGCCGGCGCTTCCGAAGCGGAAGTGACGGAGCAGGGCTTCGGCGGCGACGTGACGGCTCATGTTGTGCTGAACGGGAATACGGTCCAGGAACTGACCATTGATACGCCGAACGAAACCGAAGGCCTGGGCAAACGGGCATCTGACGCGGAATTTACCGAGCAGTTTATCGGCAAGGAAGGCCCCTTCACCTTCGGTGAAAACGGAATTGAAGCGCTGTCCGGCGCGACAGTGACCTCCACTGCTGCCCTGAAGGCGATCAACAAGGCGATCACGGGCGAGGACGCGGCGGAAGAACCCGCGCCTGAAGCCACGGAAGAACCTGCGGCTGAAACCGCTGCCGAACCTGCCGTGGATGACAGTGCCATCACTGCCGCCGAACAGGGCTTCGGCGGAGACGTGACGGTGCATGTGACCCTGGACGGAGAAAACAGAATCCAGGCGCTGACCATTGACACGCCGAACGAAACCGCGGGCCTGGGCCAGCGGGCATCCGAAGCGGCGTTTACCGAGCAGTTTATCGGCAAGAGCGGCCCTTTCACCTATGGTGAAGACGGGATTGACGCCCTGGCCGGCGCGACAGTGACCTCCAACGCTGTGCTGAAGGCCATCAACAGCGCTGTGCCCGCCGCGGAAAAAGCGGAAGAACCCGCGGCTGAAGCCACGGAGGAACCTGCGGCTGAACCCGCCGCTGAGCCTGCCGCGGATGACAATGCCATCACTGCTGCTGAACAGGGCTTCGGCGGAGACGTGACAGTGCATGTGACCCTCGACGGAGAAAACAGGATCCAGGCGCTGACCATTGACACGCCGAACGAAACCGCGGGCCTGGGTCAGCGGGCTTCCGAAACGGCGTTTACTGACCAGTTTATCGGAAAGAGCGGCCCCTTCACCTACGGCGAAAACGGGATTGACGCCCTGGCCGGCGCAACGGTGACCTCCAACGCTGTGCTGAAGGCGATCAACAGCGTTGTGCCTGCCGGTGAACAGAAGGAAGAAGCCGCCGCAACAGAGGAACCTGCTCCGGAAGCAACAGCGGAACCCGCTGCGGAAGAGACGGAAGCGCCCGCAGAGAAGGCTGAAACAAATAAGGAAGCCGCTTCTGACGGACAGGCCTACGGCGTTTACCGCGTGACAAAAGAAAACACCTTCAGCAAGGTGACAGTCACTGCTTCCGCGAAGAACGGAACCCTGACCGATGTGAAGATCACTTCCGAAGGAGAAGAAGGCAAAGACCTGCTGACGGACGCGATCCGCGAAGAATGGGCCAAGGCCATCCTGGAAAGCGGCAGCGCCGCACCGGATGCCATTACCGGCGCCACACTGAAATTCTCCGCCGGTTCCGTGCAGGAAGCTATGGAAGAGATCCTGGCCCGGATGAACGGGGAAGCCGCTGCAGCTCCCTCGGAGGAGCCCGCGGCCGAAGAACCTGCCGCGGAAAAGACGTCCGGAAACGGAAACGATATTCTGTCAGCGATCGCTGTCTCCATGGGAAAAGAAAAGGATAACAGCTATGTGACTGACTATCTGGAGCAGGATCCTTATCTGGTCAATATTTATGAAGGATACGGCTTTGCCAAGGATTACGGCAGCGCCAGGGGTCATGCCTATACACTGGAAGACGTGCAGAAAACCCAGCGGCCGCATGCAAAGGCTAACTGCCTGACCTGCAAGACGCCGGATATGCATAAGCTGATTGCAGAACAGGGTGTGAGCGTTTATTCCATGCCTTTTGATGAAATGATGGCGCAGACGACCAATGCCATCAGCTGCTATACCTGCCACGGAGCAGATGATGGGAACGACGGAAAGATGGTTGTGACCCATCAGTACGTGAATGAAGCGTTGGGTGAAAACGTCAGCGAGATCAAGGCGGCTTCCCTGTCCTGCGGCCAGTGCCATATTGAGTACTATTTCACGCCGGAAGACAGCGAAGCCATGATGCCGTATCACAGCAAGGCTGAGATGACTCCCGAAGCGATCCTGGCATACTACGATGCGCTGGGCTTCTATGACTGGGAACAGCCTGGCACCGGAACAAAGATGCTCAAGGCGCAGCATCCGGAACTGGAGACCTGGGCTTACGGCAAGCATGCGGCTATGCTGAGCTGCGCGGACTGCCATATGCCGGTTGAAACAACGGAAAGCGGCGCCCAGTATCATGATCACCACCTGGTCAGTCCGCTGGAAAACGAAACCCTGCTGGCAAAATGCGCTTCCTGTCACGGAAGTGCGGACAACACGACCGCACTGGTGAAGGGAATCCAGGAAAAAGTGACAGCCAGGGAAACAGATGTGGGAAACAAGCTGTCTGAACTGAAGGATGAACTGACAGCGGCAGTTACTGCCGGCGCAATGAGCGAGGAAGAACTGGACGCGGTGCGGAAACTGCATCGGGAAGCCCAGTGGTTCTTCGATTTCTGCTATGTGGAGAATTCGGAAGGTGCTCATAATTCCGCACTGGCATATAACTGCCTGGATACTTCGGAATCCAAAATCAACGAAGCAAAGGGACTGCTTGCTTCTGCCGGCAAATCCGATGTAACCGGATCTGCTCCTGCTGCGGCGGAAGAGGAGACTCCGAAAAAACCGCCGCTTTATGCAGGCTACCGGGCTGAAAAGGAGAATGCCTTCAGCAAGGTGACGGTCATCGCGTACGCGAAGAACGGAACCCTGACCGACGTGAAGATCACTTCCGAAGGAGAAGAGGGCAAAGACCTGCTGACGGACACGATCCGCGATGAATGGGCCAAAGCCATCCTGGAAAGCGGCAGCGCCGCTCCGGATGCCGTTACCGGCGCTACGCTGACATTCTCCGCCGGCTCAGTTCAGGAGGCCATGACAGAAATTCTTGACAAAATAAACGGGAAATGATATCCAGATATGGGTGAATCATTACGGAGACCGCGGACGGAATGCATCTGCGGTCTCCCTTGTATATGGGATCGTTTAAAATGAAAAGAATCGGGAAGTTTCTCTCTTCCATGCCTTTTGCGATCACGCTGCTTGTTTTGCTTGCCGGAGCGTGCGCACTGAGCTCGACAATCCCGCAGGGAGCAACCTGGGAACAGTATGCCGCACAATACGGTGAACGGATTGCCGGATGGATCCTGGGACTGCGGCTGGATGACGCTTTTCACAGCTGGTGGTTTATCGGGTTGAGCGCCTTTCTGTGCCTGAATCTCCTGTGCTGCAACCTGATCCGGCTGCCTTCGCTGCTGAAGAGGATCAAGGCATTCGGAGATCCGGAAAAGATGACAGCTGCCAAAGCGAACGCCGAAGCGAAGGGAACAGGAGATCCGCACCAGGTGTTTACCACACTGCGGATGAGAAAACCGGTGAACAGGGAAACCGGTACCGGCCGGGAACTGCTCTTTTCTGCCGGGAACAAGGCCGGATTCTGGGGCGCATGGATCTGCCACCTGGGGATCCTGCTGCTGATCCTCGGATTTGCCCTGGGTCAGATGACCGCGGAAAACTATACGGTATACGCACTTCCGGGACAGACAAAACCGCTGGATAACACAGGTCTCACGGTGCGGGTGGACGATTTCCGGACAGAACGGACAGAAAACGGAACGGTTCAGCAGTATACAGCGATGCTGACTGTCGCGGATCCGGAAGCACATACGGTTGAAAGCGGATCCGCCAGCGTGAACGCTCCGGCCGGTCTCTTCGGTTATAAATTCTTCCAGAATTCAGTTGGCTGGGGCGCTGATGTGACGGTACTGAAGAACGGTGAAGTGCTTCAGGAGGATTCCCTGTGTGCCGGTGAATACATTCCGGTGAAGGACAAGCAGGAACTGGTGGTTTACCTCCAGGCCTTCTATCCGGATTATGTTCAGATGGCGGGAATGAGCCCGATGACCGCTTCAGAAGAACTGAACAATCCGGCATATCTGTACAGGATCTATTACAGGGGAGAACTTCTTGGCATGAATGTCCTGATGCCCGGGGAAGAAGTGACTATCGATGAGTATACGGTGCGTTTTGATAATCCCCGGAATTATACGCTTCTGGCAGTCAAACGGGACCGGTTTACCTTCCTGGTGCTGCTGGGAGGCCTGATCACTCTGGCCGGACTTATTTTGGCTTTCTGGATGCAGCCCCGCGCTGTGTGGGCGGTCAGGGAGGAAACAGGCTGGCATATTTACGGAACGAACAGGAAAGGCGGGGCGCTGTTCCGGGAAGAGTTCAGCAAAGCAGCCTCCGCGGCGGGATTTATTACTGAAGACACAGACAGGGGAGGAATTGATTGATGCTGCAGGCAGAAAACACGCTGTTTACGATCGTGGTTATTGGATACTTTGTGCTGACAATCCTGAATTTTGTTTTTGTGGCACTGAAAAAGGAAAAACTGGCTTCCGCAGCGTTCTTCCTGCAGGCAGGATTGCTTGTGCTTCATACGGCGGCTCTTGTTCTCAGGGGAATCGGCGCGGGACGCTGGCCGATGACAAACCAGTATGAGTTTGCGACCAGCTTTGCCTGGGCATTATGCCTGGTGAGCCTGATCTTTATCCGGAAGTACCATTTTCCGGTACTGGGTGCTTTTTCCTCTCCTCTGATCCTGCTGATGATCGGTTATGCTGCCATGCAAAGCAGGGAGGTAAGGGATCTGATGCCTTCCCTGCGTTCCAGTTGGCTGGCTTTTCATGTATCCACTGCGATTATTGGCTACGGAGCATTTGGCGTGGCGTTTGTCCTGTCCCTGATATTCCTGTTCCGCGGGAAAATGAAGGAAGACAGTTTCTGGGGGCAGCATATTCCGAAGCCTGAGAAGGTGGACCTGATCAGCTACAGAAGCGTATGCCTCGGCATGCTGTTCCTGTCCCTGACCATCCTGACTGGTGCTATCTGGGCTGAACAGGCCTGGGGCAGCTACTGGTCCTGGGATCCAAAGGAGACCTGGTCGCTGGTAACCTGGATCATTTACGCGGTGTACCTGCATCTGCGGCTGCGCAGGGGCTGGAAGGGGAAGACAGCTGCCTGGTTTGCCGTGATTGGATTTATCTGCGTCATCTTTACCTATATCGGTGTGAATACATTCCTGCCGGGAATTCACAGTTATGCGTAAGTCAATAAACAATGGATAATGCATAATGAATCCGCCGCGCGAGAGAGAGAACAGGGCTGTTTTACATATCTGGAAAAGTGAGGGCTTCTTATGAGTTTTGTGAACATGAAGATCACAGCGTCCACGCCGGGTATTCGCCTGATGGGCAGGATGGATCCCGCACAGGATCCTTTAGCCATGGACTGGACCGGAAGCGGCATAGAGTTCCGGTTCAGGGGAACGGACGCCTGGGCAAAGCTTGAGGCGCCGGCTGCGGCACCTATTATGTGGATGATTGTACTGGCGGACGGACAACCGGTTACCCGTTTCCCTGTGGAACCGGGAATCCGCATGTACCCGCTGCTGCTGGGCCTGGAAGCGGAACAGGAGCGGACTGTGACCCTGATGAAAGAAACCCAGTGCATGCCGGACAGTCCCGCATCCACGGTGCTGCTTCACAGCCTGAGGATTGACGGGGAACTGACGGAACTGCCGAAGCGGGATCTGAAAATCGAGTTTATCGGCGACAGCCTGACCAGCGGGGAAGGCGCACTGGCTGCCAGGGACAACATGGAATGGGTGACCCCCTGGTTCACCGCCCGTGGGAACTATTCCTGGTATGCCTGCGAGGCACTGAACGCGGAGCGGAGCATCCTTTCCCAGAGCGGCTGGGGTGTCTGCTGGGACTGGCAGCACACGGAAGCCAATAATCTGTATGAGGCTTATGAATACACCGTGGGTGTACTGCACGGGCCGGATGCGGAAGCGCGGGGATGCCGGAAACTGTGGGATTTCAGTTCCTGGCAGCCGGATATTGTCTGCATCCGCCTGCTGACAAACGACAACAACGGAATGAACGAGAAGCAGTCCTTTGAGAAGGATCGGGAGACGGTCATACGCGGCGCGGCGGACATGATCCGGAAGGCGCGGAAATACAACCCCGGGGCGAAGATTGTGTGGATCCTGCCAGGCACGGACTGCCATCCGGAACTGGCCGCAGAGGCTGTGAAACAGGTGCAGGCTGAGGGTATGAAGGATGTCTGCTCCTTTGTACTCCCGGACTACGGCCCGGAAGATATGGGAGCCCGGTGGCATCCGAACGCGGAATACAACCGGAGGGCAGGGAAGCTGCTGGGAGAGTTCCTGAAACAAATTCAGAATTAAGAATTCAGAATTCAGAATTAATGGAAGAATCCACCGGAAAACGTTTCTCTTTCAGCATTCCGGTTTCGGAATGCTGTTCGGTATTTTTCCTGTACCTTCGTTGACTCTCAACAGTCAGAAACCTATAATAGGCTTAATCATTTTTAAGGAGGCGGAAGTCATGGCCAAACTGACCATCGACCGTGAGACCTGCAAGGGCTGCGGCCTCTGCGCCGATGTCTGTCCCAAGCATCTGCTTGCCCTGAGCAAGGAGATCAACACCAAAGGTTATCATCCCATCGGAATTACGGACCAGGGAGCCTGCATCGGCTGCGCGTTCTGCGCACGGATGTGCCCGGATGCCGTAATCAAGGTAGAAAAATAAAGGAGGAAGCGAGTCCATGGGTGAAAAAATGCTCATGAAGGGGAATGAAGCCATCGCCGAAGCCGCGATCCAGGCAGGATGCCGCTTCTTCTTCGGCTATCCCATTACCCCCCAGAACCAGATCCCGGAATACATGTCCAAGCGGCTGCCCAAGATGGAAGGCGGCTGTTTCCTGCAGGCGGAAAGTGAAGTTGCCGCCATCAATATGGTATACGGCGCTGCCGGTGCCGGCGCGAGGGTTATGACATCCTCCTCCAGCCCGGGAATCTCCCTGAAGCAGGAAGGCATCAGCTATATCGTCGGCGCGGAACTGCCCTGCGTTATCGTGAACATGGTGCGCGGAGGCCCCGGACTGGGATCCATCCAGCCTGCCCAGAGCGACTACTATCAGTCCACCCGCGGCGGCGGACACGGCGATTACCGCATGCTGGTGCTGGCACCCTCTTCCGTACAGGAAGCGGTAGAGCTGACCCAGGAAGCTTTTGACCTGGCTGACAAGTACCGGAACCCTGTGCTGATCATGGGTGACGGTCTGATCGGCCAGATGATGGAGCCTGTGGAAATGCCGGAACGCAAGGAACGGACCGACCTGCCCGCAAAGACCTGGGCAGCCACCGGCTGGACTCCCGACTGCGGCCGCGAACGGGCGATCATCAATTCCCTGTACATCGATCCCGCTGTGCTGGAAAAGCATGTGAACAAGCTGTACGCCAAGTACGCTGTGATGGAAGAGCAGGAATGCCGCTGGCAGGAAGAAATGACCGAGGACGCGGACTATGTGATCGTAGCCTACGGCACCACTGCCCGTATTGCCCGCAGCGCCATGCGCAAGCTGCGCGAAGAAGGCATCAAGGCCGGCCTGATCCGTCCCATCACCCTGTGGCCCTTCCCGGCGGCTCCCATCGCGAAGGCTGCTGAGCACGCGAAGGCTTTCCTGACCGTGGAAATGAGCATGGGCCAGATGGTGGACGACGTGAAGCTGGCTGTGGACGGCAAAAAGCCCGTACACTTCTTTGGCCGCACCGGCGGTATTGTGCCGACGGTCCGGGAGATCATCACCCAGGTGGAAGAACTTGCGAAAGGGGGCAAATGAGCATGGCTGTTGTATATGAAAAAACAAAGCTGCTGACAGACAAGCCGCTGCATTACTGCCCCGGCTGCACACACGGCATTATTCACCGCCTGGTGGCGGAAGCCATTGACGAACTGGGCATCCAGGGAAAGACCATCGGTATCGCGCCGGTTGGCTGCGCCGTGTTTGCCTATGACTATTTCAACTGTGACATGATGGAAGCTGCCCACGGCCGTGCTCCGGCGGTGGCGACCGGCTGCAAGCGGGTGAATCCGAACAATATCGTTTTCACCTACCAGGGCGACGGCGACCTGGCCTCCATCGGCGCGGCGGAGATCACCCATGCGGCGACCCGCGGTGAGAACATCACGGTTATCTTTGTGAACAACGCCATTTACGGCATGACCGGCGGCCAGATGGCTCCCACGACCCTGCCCGGACAGGTGACCACCACCTCTCCCTACGGCCGGGATCCCAAACTGTGCGGCTATCCCATCCGGGTCAGCGAAATGCTGGCAACCCTGGACGGACCGGCTTATATTTCCCGGGTGTCCGTGCACGACGTGAAGCACATCATGGAAGCGAAGAAGGCCATCAAAAAGGCTTTCGAAATGCAGATTGCCGGCAAGGGCTTCTCGCTGGTTGAAGTGCTGTCCGCCTGCCCCACCAACTGGGGCATGACTCCCCAGGAAGCGCTTAAGTGGGTGGAAAGCAACATGATTCCCCAGTATCCGCTGGGTGTGAAAAAGGAGGTTGAGTGATCCATGGAAGCTCAATTCCTCATTGCCGGATTCGGCGGACAGGGCGTGCTGCTGATCGGCCAGCTGCTTGCCAAGGCTGCCATGCATGAAGGGATGAACGTCTCCTGGATGCCGTCCTACGGCCCGGAGATGCGCGGCGGCGAAGCCAACTGCGCTGTGGTTATTTCCGATGAACCCATCGGTTCCCCGCTGGTGACGGAAATCCCGATCGCTGTTATCATGAATAAGCCCAGCATGATCAAGTTCACTCCCGCTATGGAAAAGGGCGGCATCATGCTGTATAACTCCTCCCTGATCGATATCACCCCGGACCGGGACGATATCACCGCGATCCCCGTGGACTGCAACGGTATCGCGGAACAACTGGGGAACAG of Aristaeella lactis contains these proteins:
- the rsxE gene encoding electron transport complex subunit RsxE, giving the protein MKKYIERLWNGLVKENPVLVLMLGMCPALAVSTQASNGIGMGLSTLAVLVLSNFVISCLRKVIPDQIRLPAYIVIVASLVTVTELLIEAYLPSLYEALGIYIPLIVVNCIILGRAEAYANKHTPLLSVMDGIGMGLGFTIALTLAGMIRELLGAGSVFGLRLLPEGFGMTIFIQPPGAFLVFALIIAVMNAIGIKTRQRKLVESGCDGNCSLCSAACETRDTEPEAKAEEKGGADA
- a CDS encoding electron transport complex protein RnfA, coding for MNNTSLIMIIVTSALVHNVVLNQFLGICSFLGVSKQMKASISLGGAVIFVITIASAVASLLYDYVLKPLGMDFMKTIIFILVIAALVQIVEMFLKKKSPAVYKALGIYLPLITTNCAVLGVALTNVQDGYNFIQCVTSGFGTAVGYTIAIVLLAGIRSRINEKDLPRPLRGAPIVMIAAALMSIAFMGFGGLVL
- a CDS encoding RnfABCDGE type electron transport complex subunit B, which translates into the protein MNIILITTLVIAVIGVCVGAGLVFTGKKFAVEVDEREVAVREKLPGNNCGACGFAGCDALAAAIAKGEAPVNACPVGGAPVAQEIGDIMGTSAGAMERKVAFVACKGTCNVTKNQGNYVGIKDCRTAVLSGMNITECTYGCLGFGSCAEVCPEQAITIQNGVAVVNRNRCVSCGLCAKTCPRGLISLVPESRIIRVQCSNKDKGPVVRKMCTAGCIGCGLCVKQCEFEAIEFDGSLARINPDKCTLCGKCAEKCPAKVIMTTPN
- a CDS encoding ammonia-forming cytochrome c nitrite reductase subunit c552, with translation MDYFAKKQWIRIAVCAVLVGAIVLGMTGVFSGTGSLKYDPSAKNLPAGASEAEVTEQGFGGDVTAHVVLNGNTVQELTIDTPNETEGLGKRASDAEFTEQFIGKEGPFTFGENGIEALSGATVTSTAALKAINKAITGEDAAEEPAPEATEEPAAETAAEPAVDDSAITAAEQGFGGDVTVHVTLDGENRIQALTIDTPNETAGLGQRASEAAFTEQFIGKSGPFTYGEDGIDALAGATVTSNAVLKAINSAVPAAEKAEEPAAEATEEPAAEPAAEPAADDNAITAAEQGFGGDVTVHVTLDGENRIQALTIDTPNETAGLGQRASETAFTDQFIGKSGPFTYGENGIDALAGATVTSNAVLKAINSVVPAGEQKEEAAATEEPAPEATAEPAAEETEAPAEKAETNKEAASDGQAYGVYRVTKENTFSKVTVTASAKNGTLTDVKITSEGEEGKDLLTDAIREEWAKAILESGSAAPDAITGATLKFSAGSVQEAMEEILARMNGEAAAAPSEEPAAEEPAAEKTSGNGNDILSAIAVSMGKEKDNSYVTDYLEQDPYLVNIYEGYGFAKDYGSARGHAYTLEDVQKTQRPHAKANCLTCKTPDMHKLIAEQGVSVYSMPFDEMMAQTTNAISCYTCHGADDGNDGKMVVTHQYVNEALGENVSEIKAASLSCGQCHIEYYFTPEDSEAMMPYHSKAEMTPEAILAYYDALGFYDWEQPGTGTKMLKAQHPELETWAYGKHAAMLSCADCHMPVETTESGAQYHDHHLVSPLENETLLAKCASCHGSADNTTALVKGIQEKVTARETDVGNKLSELKDELTAAVTAGAMSEEELDAVRKLHREAQWFFDFCYVENSEGAHNSALAYNCLDTSESKINEAKGLLASAGKSDVTGSAPAAAEEETPKKPPLYAGYRAEKENAFSKVTVIAYAKNGTLTDVKITSEGEEGKDLLTDTIRDEWAKAILESGSAAPDAVTGATLTFSAGSVQEAMTEILDKINGK
- a CDS encoding cytochrome c biogenesis protein ResB, producing the protein MKRIGKFLSSMPFAITLLVLLAGACALSSTIPQGATWEQYAAQYGERIAGWILGLRLDDAFHSWWFIGLSAFLCLNLLCCNLIRLPSLLKRIKAFGDPEKMTAAKANAEAKGTGDPHQVFTTLRMRKPVNRETGTGRELLFSAGNKAGFWGAWICHLGILLLILGFALGQMTAENYTVYALPGQTKPLDNTGLTVRVDDFRTERTENGTVQQYTAMLTVADPEAHTVESGSASVNAPAGLFGYKFFQNSVGWGADVTVLKNGEVLQEDSLCAGEYIPVKDKQELVVYLQAFYPDYVQMAGMSPMTASEELNNPAYLYRIYYRGELLGMNVLMPGEEVTIDEYTVRFDNPRNYTLLAVKRDRFTFLVLLGGLITLAGLILAFWMQPRAVWAVREETGWHIYGTNRKGGALFREEFSKAASAAGFITEDTDRGGID
- the ccsB gene encoding c-type cytochrome biogenesis protein CcsB, with amino-acid sequence MLQAENTLFTIVVIGYFVLTILNFVFVALKKEKLASAAFFLQAGLLVLHTAALVLRGIGAGRWPMTNQYEFATSFAWALCLVSLIFIRKYHFPVLGAFSSPLILLMIGYAAMQSREVRDLMPSLRSSWLAFHVSTAIIGYGAFGVAFVLSLIFLFRGKMKEDSFWGQHIPKPEKVDLISYRSVCLGMLFLSLTILTGAIWAEQAWGSYWSWDPKETWSLVTWIIYAVYLHLRLRRGWKGKTAAWFAVIGFICVIFTYIGVNTFLPGIHSYA
- a CDS encoding 4Fe-4S dicluster domain-containing protein, whose amino-acid sequence is MAKLTIDRETCKGCGLCADVCPKHLLALSKEINTKGYHPIGITDQGACIGCAFCARMCPDAVIKVEK
- a CDS encoding 3-methyl-2-oxobutanoate dehydrogenase subunit VorB, yielding MGEKMLMKGNEAIAEAAIQAGCRFFFGYPITPQNQIPEYMSKRLPKMEGGCFLQAESEVAAINMVYGAAGAGARVMTSSSSPGISLKQEGISYIVGAELPCVIVNMVRGGPGLGSIQPAQSDYYQSTRGGGHGDYRMLVLAPSSVQEAVELTQEAFDLADKYRNPVLIMGDGLIGQMMEPVEMPERKERTDLPAKTWAATGWTPDCGRERAIINSLYIDPAVLEKHVNKLYAKYAVMEEQECRWQEEMTEDADYVIVAYGTTARIARSAMRKLREEGIKAGLIRPITLWPFPAAPIAKAAEHAKAFLTVEMSMGQMVDDVKLAVDGKKPVHFFGRTGGIVPTVREIITQVEELAKGGK
- a CDS encoding thiamine pyrophosphate-dependent enzyme, producing MAVVYEKTKLLTDKPLHYCPGCTHGIIHRLVAEAIDELGIQGKTIGIAPVGCAVFAYDYFNCDMMEAAHGRAPAVATGCKRVNPNNIVFTYQGDGDLASIGAAEITHAATRGENITVIFVNNAIYGMTGGQMAPTTLPGQVTTTSPYGRDPKLCGYPIRVSEMLATLDGPAYISRVSVHDVKHIMEAKKAIKKAFEMQIAGKGFSLVEVLSACPTNWGMTPQEALKWVESNMIPQYPLGVKKEVE
- a CDS encoding 2-oxoacid:acceptor oxidoreductase family protein; the protein is MEAQFLIAGFGGQGVLLIGQLLAKAAMHEGMNVSWMPSYGPEMRGGEANCAVVISDEPIGSPLVTEIPIAVIMNKPSMIKFTPAMEKGGIMLYNSSLIDITPDRDDITAIPVDCNGIAEQLGNSRTANMVMLGAIIAKTGVISIDSAMEALKATFGPKKEHLLPINRQAMEKGAEAVK